A genomic stretch from Arachis stenosperma cultivar V10309 chromosome 3, arast.V10309.gnm1.PFL2, whole genome shotgun sequence includes:
- the LOC130968821 gene encoding protein ACCELERATED CELL DEATH 6-like isoform X2 produces MYHVQVPIDGDNEETNWRLNCNEKLTKLMEHRHFSATEDNPSNCHHPPAGQQLHLSAETFVSLELYEAVRNRNPNSFVQILEKVSTEKKLPLPAILDEVTRAGSSLLHVAAHFGRERIAELICQHFPEILTKQDIKGDTALHVAIRAKNNNLEVIKIIVDTYIIDEELQQQLVRIKNEHGNTALHEAVICNHFDAVECIFGADQIVAHCLNKLGLSPLYLTVLTASDKKILTLLLKAPFDKDKLLPAFRGNSPLHAAILKRNSGFGRFLIDST; encoded by the coding sequence ATGTACCACGTGCAAGTACCCATCGACGGGGACAACGAAGAAACTAACTGGAGATTGAACTGTAATGAAAAGTTAACAAAATTGATGGAACACCGCCACTTCTCAGCCACCGAAGATAACCCTTCTAATTGCCATCATCCACCTGCTGGTCAACAACTACATTTGAGCGCAGAAACCTTTGTTTCTTTGGAATTGTACGAGGCTGTCAGAAACAGAAACCCAAACTCATTTGTACAAATTCTAGAGAAGGTCTCTACGGAGAAGAAGTTACCATTACCTGCAATTCTTGACGAAGTAACTCGTGCGGGTAGTTCGTTGCTTCACGTGGCAGCGCATTTCGGGAGAGAAAGAATAGCGGAATTGATTTGTCAACACTTCCCAGAGATTCTCACAAAGCAAGACATCAAAGGCGATACCGCACTTCATGTTGCAATCAGAGCTAAGAATAATAATCTCGAGGTAATTAAGATCATTGTTGATACATATATCATTGATGAGGAGCTGCAACAACAACTAGTACGGATAAAGAATGAACATGGGAACACAGCGCTGCATGAGGCTGTGATTTGCAATCACTTTGATGCAGTTGAATGCATTTTCGGTGCAGATCAAATAGTTGCTCATTGTTTAAACAAGTTAGGATTATCTCCATTGTATTTGACTGTTCTCACGGCTTCCGATAAGAAAATACTCACACTGCTATTGAAAGCTCCGTTCGACAAGGATAAGCTGCTGCCAGCATTTCGTGGCAACTCTCCTCTTCATGCTGccattttgaaaagaaattcaG